cctctgctgtttgtgattttcattaatgacttggatgagggagttgaagggtgggtcagtaaatttgcagacgatacgaagattggtggagttgtggattgtaaggagggctgttgtcggctgcaaagagacatagataggatgcagagctgggctgagaagtggcagatggagtttaaacctgaaaagtgtgaggttgtccattttggaaggacaaatatgaatgcggaatacagggttaacggtagagtttttggcaatgtggaggagcagaaagatcttggggtctatgttcatacatctttgaaagttgccactcaagtggatagagctgtgaagaaggcgtatggtgtgctcacgttcattaacagagggattgaatttaagagccgtgaggtgatgatgcagctgtacaaaactttggtaaggccacaattggagtactgtgtacagttctggtcgcctcattttaggaaggatgtggaagctttggaaaaggtgcaaagaagatttaccaggatgttgcctggaatggagagtaggtcttacgaggaaaggttgagggtgctagaccttttctcattagagcggagaaggatgaggggcgacttgatagaggtttataagatgatcaggggaatagatagagtagacagtcagagactttttccccgggtggaacaaaccattacaagaggacataaaaatttaaggtgaaaggtggaagatataggggggatgtcagaggtaggttctttacccagagagtagtgggggcatggaatgcactacctgtggaagtagttgagtcggaaacattagggaccttcaagcagctattggataggtacatgaattacggtaaaatgatatagtgtagatttatttgttcttaagggcagcatggtagcattgtggctagcacaattgcttcacagctccagggtcccaggttcgattccggcttgggtcactgtctgtgcggagtctacacgtcctccccgtgtctgcgtgggtttcctccgggtgctccggtttcctccaacagtccaaagatgtgcaggttaggtgaattggccaatgataaattgcccttaatgtccaaaattgcccttggtgttgggtggaggtgttgagtttgggtagggtgctctttccaagagccggtgcagactcaaagggctgaatggcctccttctgcactgtaaattcaatgataatctatgattaatctaggacaaaggttcggcacaacatcgtgggccgaagggcctgttctgtgctgtattttctatgttctatgttctataaccaggGTCCTCAGTTTGGGCTTCACCCAGACCTCACTTCACCAAACCTTTCACTGTATCTGAGCCTCGCAAACAGTAAGTGAGAGACACCCAATAGGGATGGCTCAGTCAGATTGAGGGCAGACCACATGGTGATTCACAGAGTGGTGAATAGAAATCAGTTGTGATCAATGAGGCTGCAGTACTGCTGTCTGGAGAGAcaggagatgaaatgaaaatgaaaaatgaaatgaaaatcgcttattgtcaaatgaagttactgtgtaaagcccctagacgccacattccggtgcctgttcggggaggctggtacgggaaatgaacccgtgctgctggcctgccttggtctgctttaaaagccagcgatttagtcctgtgctaaaccagcccctaataataacaatcgcttgtcacaagtgggcttcaatgaagttactgtgaaaagcccctagtcgccacattccggcgcctctttgggGAGGCCGGAACAGGaatagaacccgcgctgctgccttgttctgcatcacaagctagCTACTTAGTCCAGTGTGTTAAACCAGTCCCAAGATGATTGACCTGATCTGTACCATCTCACGATCAAAATGTAAGGGGTCCACAACTAAAGGGGGCATGGTTACTTTGAAGCAAAGTCAAATTCAGTGCTCCTTCATCCAAATGCtcactgtgggatcttgctgtgcttaaTTTCGCTGACATATTCAGCTGCATGACAACAGTGATTGCTTTTCAAAAGGAATTAATGAGATGTGTAAGGaggctttgaggatgtgacaatgtGCGGTATGAATAGGAATTATTTTCCATTGGTGTAAAACATGTAAAATGTTTCCTTTCAGAGATCAAACTGCTGAAACTTCAAACTCTTCATTCTTCACTGAGGATGAACTGAAGAATCTGAAATCTGATTATGAAATGGGTGGGGTGACAAACGTAAAACCACTGATACAGAAAAAAATAAAAGAGTTAGACAATACTCAGCTCAACATCGCAGTGACAGGAGAAACAGGTGCAGGGAAATCCACCTTCATCAATGCCATGAGAGGGCTTAACGAAGATGACGAGGGAGCTGCTGAAACTGGATCCACAGAAACCACAATGGAACCAACCGGATACAGACATCCCAGCCTGCCCAATGTTTGTTTCTGGGACCTGCCAGGAATGGGAACAAAGAAATTTCCAGCGAATAAATACCTGAAGGAAATGAAATTTAAAAGATATGATTTCTTCATCATTATCTCCGCCTGTCGATTCACAGAACATGATGTAAACCTCGCCATAGAGATTAAACGGCTGGGGAAGAATTTCTACTACATTCGATCTAAAATTGACAATGATCTCTATTCAttgggaaagggagggaggaaattTGATGCAGAAGAAGAACTGGAAAAGATCAGGAATTATTGTATCAGTAACTTGCAAGAGGCAGGGATCCCATCACCTTGTGTTTTCCTGATATCAAACTTTGATCTGAATCTGTATGATTTTCAGCTGTTCAATAAAGCTCTTGAAGGTGATCTTCCCAGTATAAAGAAAAGTGTGTACATCCTGGCCCTTCCAAACCTAAACTTGGAAATTGTAGAGAAGAAAAACAAAGAGCTAAAGAAACGAGTCTGGATGTTGGCTACACTTTCAGGAGTATTGGGAGCAGTGCCAATTCCTGGAGTTTCCCTTGGTTGTGACATTGCAATACTGATTGGAGGAATAATAGATTTCCGTAAATGTCTGGGTCTGGATGATGCCTCTCTTGAAAGACTGGCGAAGCTGGCAGGGAAACCTGTGGAAGATCTGAAAGCCGTTGTGAAAACTCCCCTGGTGGGTGAAATGACTCCCGAGATATTAAACCGACTAGCTTGGGGATCCGCTGCTGTTGTCATATCTGTTCTTGAGCTCGCACTTGACATCGTTCCAGTTGTTGGTTCCATCTTTGGAGCAGGATCGTCATTTCTGATGACCTACAAACTGCTGACTGGTGCACTGGATGATCTTACAGGGAATGCAAAGAGAGTGGTGAAGACTGCATTTGGGATTGATGAAAATGATCCAGAGCAAACATCAACCCAGTGAGCCAATGGAGTAGTTGATATATTAAAGGTGTCTAACACTGGACAGTGCAGATTCTTCTACCATATTCCCTTTTAGTGATTTCATTCCTGGAAATATTCCTGATCCATCTTGTGGAAAGATTTTCATTCTGCAGTGTATAGTGAAAGGTTTTGTCTGGGTGAAATCTGAATTTTAAAGGAGCCCACCCAATATCCCACACACATGACTCCCATGCGATTACCTTCATTACACACACTAAAAAGGAAACTCGTCCTGTTCCTCGAATCAGAGGCCAAGATTCTCCGTTGCGAGTGCATCCCGCCTCTGCTGCGAGCGAGGACGTACAATTTGGCGCTCTGCCAAATCGTCCATTCCctgcagcgggaccagagaatcccgctgccgtgaacaggcGGAGAAACCTGTCCCATGAATCATATGACACAGACtgtagccattcagcccatcgtgcctgtgccagAAATGTCTGTGCTCTCAATGACAGTGATGAATTCAGTCCCCATGTCCAGCTCCTTGTCTGTGAACTTCCCGTATGATTCACCGGTTTACAATGGAGTCAAAACCACTGGGAATGTATATTTTGTTCACTTTTTGACAGTAATCTTTTTAATTCATTGCTACTTTCACTCTCATGTGTAATTTACATACAATTGTAGATCCAATAGGCGGATAACAGTGCAGGTTTTCTTCCAGCATACACTGAACACAATACAGAAACTTATTAAGAGGAAGCCCATTTCCCAATGCCACTAAACCGTTCAGCACTTTCACTGAACATTCCCCTCGATCCTGTCTTTAGTGTTAGCTTCCAGCTACTGTTGAGTTAAGATTCAAGAATCCTGCTCCTTTTTTTATAAACACCTTTATTCTCCTTGAACACAGCTCTGTACAAAACTCAATCACCACATCACATGCCCACAAAGACCACctgcagcctctttacatatcagtgtcaattattagatacttaacatcaatgagacatctaattggaatgactcttaacccattccttaacagtctccccttccttggagaaaaaaaataatttggtgaaaacaaaattacaagaaactcaaaaagacACGCTattcccttctttttttttttcatttttggaaggaaagaaaaacaaaacaaagtcgCAGAAACGGGCGcctttcattaacaatatccaaaggtttctgtgaactagcacctcttttcgtaaaacaatcgGACAATTGATGGCTACCCACAGATCGATCCAGGAAATTTTTGCTATCgctcctctgtccaacatctgcttcaaacttgcaatatctatccttaaccttttcttattcacactttttgtagagtacacattttcccacagggatttattatcaatgtaacactcagtgggtatgttacccaaatcccctaatcccaaaatgtctgtcaacaTCTGAGATATATATAAGGCcaaatccaccgcctctacaagactTAACATCTCAgtggccaaagtgcttttgaccactctccttattttctttgtttcccacacaagagggcaacatttaccattgttccccaaaataaaaattataaaaccttctgcgcttgaaaccccatcacataaattcaggacgcatcactgtaaattctgagtttcaagtgcctaagatcatcTAAAACCGGGAACCTTAAAACATACTCCTGCAttattagtttgaccaacgctttatttgctctcattaggTCTTCCACTTTAGGACCACTCATTTTTGTATTCAACTCTAAGATATCAAAACTAATGTCCGGTCTagactgtctacctaaccaattcagttgcccaattgaactacgcagttgctcttttttcatctttgaaaccactgcgtctttttgtgaaacccgaccacGACTAATTTCTATTGGGCTGATGccctccaaataagattgctgacataaagttgcacctaacttagtctgtccgatttccagtccaatatatttaaatgcaccggaagcctgacttccaaccctgaattctttcttcaacccagagattacaatagcttcgaaatcacttgtCCCacaccacaaaaaatcatcgatatgcatcataaagatgccagaaagatttcctttatagtgccagtaaatctATGCCGGATccactttcaactggcaacagcctaactttaacaaaactgaccttactgaaaaataccagacgcaTCAATTAATCCATGTacatatttgttcaacttccagagtaccccttctgtattagctgcctctttaggaggacagagaaaaatgtttcTCTGAAGCtcttgcccctgcaaaaaggcagctttatatctatagatttgcattcccatgcctttgtggctaatagagccaagaagatctttaaaataacctttcctgccattcgtgaatctacccttaaatcctgatcttctcaagttttcttcaaatccccttgccacaagcctggccattGCCTTATAAGTCCATCCGGAAGAacattttccatgcaaatccatctgtgtgaTAGAGCttttttgtcccctatccggtacttccgtgtataccccaaattcactccaactatgcagttcttgatgTTTGGCATCTTCGATAACTTTTTAAtcaaatttattggaagccaccaaaatctcacctgcatgtgggcttctactcctagtagcatTCGTAGTCTTACCCATGatccgagaccttgacaaactatgtccccaatcgcgcctggtatctcgttctgtactgctactgcttaatctttcccttctgctgtgggacgtCCTTTCAATTGTTCGCGACCTTTTCCTGCAAACCTGGTCacgatccgatgtactatctgaactggtactgcgtttctgtgccctccatttttgaacgtcgtattcccaatccattgtcttgacaccctcccctgaatgctgtacattcaaccagtgtttatactttccagtgaccttccctgctctactaataacaattgcatccttccattgactggactcttcaggcaagtatgtcacttttggatCAACTCTTGGCAGTTTTCCTTTCGGAAAAATAGCTTGTTTGAATTCATtggaagtattgtgttcctctacagaaaccctggctATATCAGTTAACTGATCCTCATAGTTTTGTAACACGTGCTCTGTACAAAACTCAATCACCACATCACATGCCCACAAAGTCCATctgcagcctctttacatatcagtatcaatcattggatacttaacatcaatgagatgTTGGAAtgactcttaacccattccttaacatttAGAACCATTGCTGCATCAAACAGTGTCTGTCCGAAAAGGGATCAATTCTCTACAGTTCCATTAAATCACGTGTTGCCCCAGAAGCGGCAGAATCCGAGATTGGGACAATAAAGACAGTAAAGACAAACCATCTctcacacagaccgtccctcacaccGACCGCCCCTCACACCGACCGTCCCTCATACCGACCTTCCCTCACACAGACTGTTCCTCACTCAGGCGATCCCTCATTCAGGCCCCTCATGGTGAAAAGCTAATAGCCACGACAGGAAAAACTCTGGGAATGTGAGGAAATATGTTAACTATTGTTGAGAAAGGCAATGAAttgtaataaaataaaataaaaatattgcagacgctggaaatctgGAAAACAGAAGTGCTGAATAAacccagtgggtctggcagcatctgtgaaggaaGACCCAGAGTTATTGCTTCAACTCCAATATCGCTCTTCTTTGCTTCCAGCGTAAACGGGGAATGGGTGTTGCTGGTCCATCAAACATTCCGGTTAATGTGGAATTCCATTATCAGCAGAACATCTGTAAATGACTGAATATGCAAGTACTCATAAAGTAAAGAACTTTGTTAATTTTGCTTCTAATCTTCAACTGTACATTCAAACATAAACTATAAAATAATGCAATCCACATGTATGTATTCTGGATAATTTCATAATTCTGGTTGGTAAAGTAAGAATTTGCATCAACAATTCTGGTTAGTAGAGAATTCCAGTTGGTAAACTGTCGGATAATTACAAAGTTTGCTGTACGTTTTGCCACAAAGCAGCATTGGTGCTAGATCCTCAGTGACTATAGAGGTGCAGATCCTCGAGATGATGGTTTGGGGTAAGGGGAGATTTGTATCACAGTGACAACCAGTAACCTCCAGGCAATGGGGAACAACAGCACACAATGACTTCAACTCCATTGAGGAGCAATGCCTTATGAGGCTATGATTGGTCATAGATTCTGTGACTGGGGTTTGCGTCTCTCTATCCTCCAAAGTAGCCAGTACCTTCCATTACCCAATGTTGATATCACTGACACCCGCCATTATGTGGACAACACAttgatcaggagagtgagtgaaacacGGTCAGACTGCTGGCCGACACATCAGTCCAGCTGACAGGGAAGAAGGAGAGGAAAATGATCTGGAATAGCAGCAGAAGAGCAGTTCCTGCAGGAGAGGTGTGGGAATGCGTTACACCAAGTCACTGGAACTAATGTGCTGCAATACTACTGGATATGAACAACGTATTGATTGACATATTGCATTTTCAATCAACACTGATTTTCTttgattgattgaatttaaatgacATCTGTccatattggatttggattttgtttattgtcacgtgtaccaagatatagagaaaagtatttttctgcgagcagctcaacagatcattaagtacatgaaaagaaaaggaaataaaagaaaatacatattagggcaacacaagatacacaatgtaaccagataacaccggcatcgggtgaagcatacagaggtgtgttaatgaggtcagtccataagagggtcgtttaggagtctggtaacagcggggaagaagctgtttttgagtctgctcgtgcgtgttctcagacttttgtatctccttatCTCCTGCTCGATAGAAGGAAGTTTTTTGAGTGTTTTAtcgcctcccgctccccctccacgtttgtaaatacttgtcgTAATTCACGCCCGTGAGACTTCCGTCTGAGAAGAGCATCACAGAAaggcggagcatactgtgtccaacccgctaatcacatttaaatgcattaaaatACATTTTGTATGCCAGTACTGGCGAGGGCGCAAACTCTGgttagccgggtgggaggggtctttgattatgctgcccgctttccccaggcagcgggaggtttagatggagtcaatggattggaggcaggttcgtgtgatggactgggttgtgttcaccaatctctgaagtttcttgcggttttgggccaagcatttgccataccatgcagccagataggatgctttctatggtacatctgtaaaagttggtaagggttaatgtgaacatgccgaatttcctgaggaagtataggcgctttgggctttcttggtagtagtgtcgacgtgggtggaccaggacagatttttggtgatgtgtacccctaggaatttgaaactgctaatcatttCCACCATATGTATTATTTCTTGTCCGTTGATAATAATGGGCATAGTTCTTCACCTCACGACATCACAAAAGCGGACAACGATCgagcggagaatcgggcgtccggCCAAAATCGGGGTCCTTGCCTGCTGACGATTCGGGCGCCACGCCTTGGTCACTGGCTGGTGGTGATAATGAGGTTTGCGCCCTCTGCCAGTGATGGCATGcaaaatgcatttaaatgtgactagcaggttggacacagtatgctccgcctTTCTGTGATGTTCTACTCCGGTGGAAGTCTCGTGGGCATGAATtactgcaagtatttacaaacatgGTGGGGAAGCTGGAGGTTAAAAAACACTGAAAAAACGGTGGAAactgtcaggcttgctgggggtggctgctgGGACTGGGGCTGTAGTGGGTAGTGACATGGTGCCCAGTCAGTGGATTGGACTGTCCCCTTCAGGATCAGGGtgacctggctcagaccaccattgctgcagtctgtcttttaaatgcgcCTTTTGGTGCAACTACCGACCCCTGGTTGCTCACACTGcttagtgctgcctgtgtcctttcaatgctcagaaggcctcaggTCATcttggagcccacccaggccgctccTCTGGTCACCCTCCTACCTCAGCTGtgtcatcaagggccaagctcaatcaggagcccaccaggtgttggcattcCTCAGAAACGCTGCCCCATTTCTGAGGATCAGCACAGCTCGCCCCAACCGGAGGACACCTGCACCACAATCTTTGGAACCCTccttggttctctgcccctctcaaggCAGAGGACTCACCAGTTATCCCCACCCCATGGGATCACCAGCTGTGTCCGAGAGACTGGCAGcgttgactgcctctgccaccaccatccaggcagtgttcaggagggcaggcttgagtctgcctcCCATGCTGGGGAAGAGGTTGCCCCtccactcctcactggcatggaagtGTGGATCCACCTTGGACCCCTGACCTCTGGGGGCAGGTCTTCCCTGAGTCacctggtggctgcagtgagtgtgtggtcttAGGCGCTAACTCAGGCCCTGGTTTGAacacctgacggaagggcttctgtggggagctgagaagtgagtagccatctttgttcacaggcaaagagccagtGCTCGGGGTGGGAGACCCTCGGCTGTGCATGAGGAACCCTTGGCTGGGTGGGGCACCCATGGGAGGgtaggggggagacactggggggGCAAAGGCTTGTGAGACCACCAGGCCAACCTCTGTATCGTGTGTGCCCTTTCCGGGGCAattccaccgactgccgaggcccctGGCTGTGCGGCTAAAGGCTATCActaatagggaattgccaatcGTGGTAAAGTGAGCACTTCACTCAAGTGTATTCCCGTGGCTGGCAGGCCATGTAGCTTGTGGGAGTCACCttgatggacactgtgcttgaacactgcgggaggcaacaccacacacgcagcacccaacatccgaacacccaactCCGAGGATATGTCCACGGCGAGAGGGTGGGTGCTGCCACGGGGAGATGTGGGGGATGCCTGGGCGACGGGCCAAGTATTCGGCAGTCagtccgcattgcggaagaaaggttATAGAGGCATCATTCTGGTTATGCACAAAGGTGTGTATTGTGTTTTATAATTTCCCACCTTCACGATAgtgctgcccccacccccagccccctcacccctatctacaccccctcctccagtgccctcagtgatccccgatgtgcttggccctcccaGCCCTACCACTACATCTCGGTGTATCCCCAGAATGcatatcctttttaaaataaatttagagtgcccaattcatttttttccaataaatgggcaatttagtgtggccaatccagctaccctgcacatctttgggttgtggggacaaaacacatgcaaacacggggagaatgtgcaaactccacacggacagtgacccgggctgggattgaacctgggacctcgatcctgtgacacagcagtgttaaccactgcgccatcgtgctgcccccaggATGCATGT
This portion of the Scyliorhinus torazame isolate Kashiwa2021f chromosome 5, sScyTor2.1, whole genome shotgun sequence genome encodes:
- the LOC140420896 gene encoding interferon-inducible GTPase 5-like gives rise to the protein MGGASSRDQTAETSNSSFFTEDELKNLKSDYEMGGVTNVKPLIQKKIKELDNTQLNIAVTGETGAGKSTFINAMRGLNEDDEGAAETGSTETTMEPTGYRHPSLPNVCFWDLPGMGTKKFPANKYLKEMKFKRYDFFIIISACRFTEHDVNLAIEIKRLGKNFYYIRSKIDNDLYSLGKGGRKFDAEEELEKIRNYCISNLQEAGIPSPCVFLISNFDLNLYDFQLFNKALEGDLPSIKKSVYILALPNLNLEIVEKKNKELKKRVWMLATLSGVLGAVPIPGVSLGCDIAILIGGIIDFRKCLGLDDASLERLAKLAGKPVEDLKAVVKTPLVGEMTPEILNRLAWGSAAVVISVLELALDIVPVVGSIFGAGSSFLMTYKLLTGALDDLTGNAKRVVKTAFGIDENDPEQTSTQ